From a single Candidatus Defluviilinea gracilis genomic region:
- a CDS encoding ribonuclease Z, which yields MFEILFLGTSASAPSARRGLSAQVVKHDEYRFLVDCGEGTQRQILQSGLGFKNLSRILLTHGHLDHILGLGGLLSTFLRWEAIDRLEVYGGRSTLDRVHDLLYGVVLRGNQPPMPLHLNEIKPGLFFETDDFTITAFPVTHRGPDCLGYVFEGKARRPFLNEKATELGVPFGPERRELVAGKEISLPDGRRVSPDDVLGPLQRGVKLVIVGDAGRTDNLLDACKDADALVIESTYLDEEAEMAKQFHHLTAKQSAALAKRAGVKKLILTHISRRYREKDVLKEAQEIFPNTSVARDFDTFQIKRDE from the coding sequence TTGTTTGAAATTCTTTTTCTCGGCACCTCCGCCTCCGCCCCCTCTGCCAGGCGCGGACTTTCGGCGCAGGTGGTGAAGCACGATGAATACCGCTTCCTCGTCGATTGCGGCGAGGGCACACAACGTCAGATCTTGCAATCGGGGCTGGGGTTCAAAAACCTCTCGCGCATTTTGCTCACGCACGGTCACCTCGATCACATTCTCGGTTTGGGCGGTTTGCTCAGCACATTTCTGCGCTGGGAGGCGATCGACCGACTCGAAGTGTATGGCGGGCGTTCCACGCTAGACCGCGTGCATGACCTGTTGTACGGCGTGGTCTTGCGCGGCAACCAGCCGCCGATGCCGCTTCATTTGAATGAGATCAAACCCGGCCTGTTCTTCGAAACGGATGATTTCACCATCACCGCCTTCCCCGTCACCCATCGCGGACCGGATTGTCTCGGATATGTTTTCGAGGGCAAGGCGCGTCGTCCATTTTTAAACGAGAAAGCGACGGAACTCGGCGTGCCGTTTGGTCCCGAACGGCGGGAACTTGTCGCAGGGAAGGAGATCAGCCTCCCCGACGGCAGACGCGTCAGTCCAGACGATGTGCTGGGTCCGCTCCAGAGAGGAGTCAAACTGGTTATCGTTGGCGACGCGGGGCGCACGGATAACCTGCTCGACGCGTGTAAAGATGCGGACGCGCTGGTGATCGAATCCACGTACCTGGACGAGGAAGCCGAGATGGCAAAGCAGTTCCATCACCTCACCGCGAAACAAAGCGCGGCGCTGGCAAAGCGGGCGGGGGTTAAAAAATTGATCCTGACTCACATCTCGCGGCGCTATCGTGAAAAAGATGTGTTAAAGGAAGCGCAGGAGATCTTCCCTAACACCTCGGTGGCGCGAGACTTCGACACCTTCCAGATCAAACGGGACGAGTGA